A region of Planktomarina temperata RCA23 DNA encodes the following proteins:
- the infC gene encoding translation initiation factor IF-3 — MIDENGENIGVVTPERALIMAEDAGLDLVEISPNANPPVCKIMDFGKFKYESQKKEAEARKKQKIIEIKEVKFRPNTDKHDYEVKMRNVFKFLENGDKVKITLRFKGREMAHQELGRDLLLRVAEDTKEIGRVENMPKMEGRQMIMLVGPLPK; from the coding sequence TTGATTGACGAAAATGGCGAAAACATTGGCGTGGTCACGCCAGAACGCGCTTTAATCATGGCAGAAGACGCCGGATTGGACTTGGTGGAAATTTCGCCAAATGCCAATCCACCTGTTTGCAAGATTATGGATTTTGGGAAATTCAAATATGAATCCCAAAAGAAAGAAGCCGAAGCGCGCAAAAAACAAAAGATCATTGAAATTAAAGAGGTCAAGTTCCGACCGAACACAGATAAGCATGACTATGAAGTCAAAATGCGCAATGTGTTTAAGTTTTTGGAAAATGGCGACAAGGTTAAAATAACCCTGCGCTTTAAGGGCCGCGAGATGGCACACCAAGAATTGGGTCGCGATTTATTGCTGCGCGTTGCTGAAGATACCAAAGAAATCGGCCGGGTTGAAAATATGCCAAAAATGGAAGGTCGCCAGATGATCATGCTGGTTGGCCCCCTGCCAAAATAG
- a CDS encoding ferredoxin--NADP reductase produces MTEQSTVTLTTATPVTLPDAQTVTEVEHYTDSLFRFRVTRPASLRFRSGEFVMIGLMSDLDPVTGKQKPLLRAYSIASPAWDDTLQFYSIKVKDGPLTSKLQHIKPGDQVILRPKPVGTLVHDALTPAKRIWFFSTGTGIAPFASLLREPETYERFEQVILTHSCRDLAELKFGQELVEETKNDILVGEEAQSKLIYYPTTTREPSAKMGRITTVLEDGTLFADLKIADFNAENDRAMVCGSMGLNTDMKRILEAYGLREGANSDPGDYVIEKAFVG; encoded by the coding sequence ATGACCGAGCAAAGCACCGTGACACTGACGACAGCAACACCCGTGACCCTGCCTGACGCCCAAACCGTCACAGAGGTTGAACATTACACCGACAGCCTGTTTCGCTTCCGCGTCACCCGGCCAGCCTCATTGCGATTCCGCTCTGGTGAGTTCGTGATGATTGGTTTGATGAGCGACCTTGATCCTGTGACGGGCAAGCAAAAGCCGCTGCTGCGCGCCTATTCCATTGCCTCACCGGCCTGGGATGACACTTTGCAATTCTATTCCATCAAGGTCAAAGACGGTCCTCTGACCAGCAAGTTGCAGCACATCAAACCAGGCGATCAAGTGATCTTGCGGCCCAAACCGGTCGGCACATTGGTGCATGACGCCCTCACCCCGGCCAAACGCATCTGGTTCTTTTCGACCGGCACCGGAATCGCCCCCTTTGCCTCGCTCCTGCGCGAGCCGGAAACCTATGAGCGTTTTGAACAGGTGATTTTAACCCACAGCTGCCGAGATCTGGCGGAGCTCAAATTCGGGCAAGAGCTGGTTGAGGAGACGAAAAACGATATTTTGGTCGGCGAAGAGGCACAATCCAAGCTGATCTATTACCCCACCACCACGCGCGAGCCCTCTGCCAAGATGGGCCGTATCACCACCGTGTTGGAAGATGGCACGCTCTTCGCTGATCTGAAAATAGCAGATTTCAACGCGGAAAATGACCGCGCGATGGTCTGCGGCTCCATGGGGTTGAACACGGATATGAAACGCATTCTTGAGGCCTATGGCCTTCGCGAGGGGGCCAATTCCGATCCGGGCGACTATGTGATCGAGAAAGCCTTCGTCGGATAG
- a CDS encoding DUF934 domain-containing protein: protein MTVIVNDHGFAPEDTGAIAADLQSDFDPKGITAELLKQRSIRITLDSFANGRGFTLATRLRQNGYRGHLRLAGHVLADQYTMARRSGFDDVEIPQDLAARQPESQWLARADWRAHDYQSRLRRPNGRIAT, encoded by the coding sequence ATGACTGTTATCGTGAATGACCATGGCTTTGCGCCCGAAGATACCGGCGCAATCGCGGCGGATTTACAATCAGACTTTGACCCGAAGGGAATCACGGCTGAGCTGCTAAAGCAACGCTCCATTCGCATCACCTTAGACAGCTTCGCCAATGGGCGCGGCTTTACCCTGGCGACAAGGTTGCGGCAAAACGGCTATCGCGGGCACCTCAGGCTCGCGGGCCATGTGCTGGCCGATCAATACACTATGGCGCGGCGTTCTGGGTTTGATGATGTCGAAATTCCGCAAGACTTGGCCGCGCGGCAGCCAGAATCCCAATGGCTGGCCCGCGCCGACTGGCGCGCCCATGATTACCAATCACGCCTGCGCCGCCCCAACGGGCGCATCGCAACATAA
- a CDS encoding nitrite/sulfite reductase → MYHYSNFDHKFVAERVAQFRAQVTRRLDGSLSEDEFKPLRLMNGLYLQLHAYMLRVAIPYGTLNSRQMRQLAMIAERWDKGYGHFTTRQNIQFNWPKLEDVPDILQALADVEMHAIQTSGNTIRNVTADHFAGAAADEIADPRPIAELIRQWSTDHPEFQFLPRKFKIAVTGSPHDRAVTQAHDIGLRMTLQDGLRGFEVIVGGGLGRTPMIGKTLSPFVPLEDILPYLEAVVSTYNLLGRRDNKYKARIKITTHEHGIDDIKQRIEAQFSKINPLFTGEDMHILKEIERHFEPPNFKPANPPVEALSTTSHTPAFRAWLDTNITPHKVPGYAIVSVSLKKPGTTPGDASAAQMRALADIARDFGHEELRISHEQNVILPHVHRADLPQVYHALRQADLATANIGLISDLIACPGMDYCALATARSIPVAQQIATRFHALKLEHDIGPLKLKISGCINACGHHHIGHIGILGLEKAGVESYQITLGGDAGADAEIGTRAGPGFGADEIVPAIERLLLGYLQLRIDRSESFLAAYRRLGLAPFKALLYPQARKAA, encoded by the coding sequence ATGTATCACTATTCAAATTTTGATCACAAATTCGTCGCCGAGCGCGTGGCGCAATTTCGCGCCCAGGTCACCCGGCGTTTAGATGGCAGTCTCAGCGAAGACGAGTTCAAGCCCCTGCGCCTCATGAATGGGCTATACTTGCAGCTGCACGCTTATATGCTGCGGGTCGCCATTCCTTATGGCACCCTCAACAGCCGCCAAATGCGCCAACTTGCGATGATCGCGGAGCGTTGGGACAAAGGCTATGGCCATTTCACCACACGGCAAAATATTCAATTTAACTGGCCAAAACTCGAGGACGTGCCCGACATCTTGCAGGCTTTGGCGGACGTGGAGATGCATGCCATTCAAACCAGTGGCAACACCATCCGAAATGTCACAGCAGATCATTTCGCAGGGGCCGCGGCCGATGAGATTGCCGATCCGCGCCCCATAGCTGAGCTGATCCGCCAATGGTCAACCGATCATCCAGAGTTCCAATTTTTGCCTCGCAAATTCAAGATTGCTGTCACAGGCAGCCCCCATGACCGCGCCGTCACTCAGGCGCATGACATTGGTCTGCGCATGACCTTGCAAGATGGGCTGCGCGGGTTTGAAGTGATCGTCGGTGGAGGTTTGGGGCGCACGCCCATGATTGGCAAGACCCTGTCGCCCTTTGTCCCTTTGGAAGATATCTTGCCCTATTTGGAAGCCGTTGTCAGCACCTACAACCTGCTTGGTCGGCGCGATAATAAATATAAAGCGCGCATAAAGATCACCACCCATGAGCATGGAATAGACGATATCAAACAGAGGATTGAGGCGCAGTTTTCCAAGATCAACCCTTTGTTTACGGGGGAGGATATGCATATTTTAAAAGAGATTGAGCGGCATTTCGAACCCCCAAATTTCAAACCGGCAAACCCGCCAGTTGAGGCACTCAGCACCACGTCACACACCCCCGCGTTTCGCGCTTGGTTGGACACGAACATCACCCCTCATAAGGTGCCCGGCTATGCTATTGTCTCTGTGAGTTTGAAAAAACCCGGTACGACGCCGGGGGACGCCAGCGCGGCGCAAATGCGCGCTTTGGCGGACATCGCGCGCGATTTCGGCCATGAAGAACTGCGCATTTCTCACGAGCAAAACGTGATATTGCCCCATGTGCATCGCGCGGATCTCCCCCAAGTCTATCACGCGCTGCGTCAGGCGGATTTGGCGACCGCCAATATTGGGTTGATCTCGGATCTCATCGCCTGCCCCGGCATGGATTACTGCGCCTTGGCGACCGCGCGCTCCATTCCGGTGGCCCAGCAGATCGCAACCCGCTTTCACGCGCTAAAGCTGGAACATGACATTGGGCCGTTGAAACTCAAGATCTCAGGCTGCATCAATGCTTGCGGCCATCACCATATTGGGCACATCGGGATTTTGGGCCTCGAGAAAGCCGGTGTTGAAAGCTATCAAATCACTCTTGGCGGCGATGCGGGTGCTGACGCTGAAATTGGCACCCGTGCGGGCCCCGGTTTCGGCGCCGATGAGATAGTCCCGGCAATTGAGCGCTTGCTGCTGGGGTATCTGCAGCTGCGCATAGATCGGAGTGAAAGCTTTCTGGCAGCCTATCGCCGGCTCGGATTGGCGCCCTTCAAAGCCCTTCTGTACCCGCAAGCGAGAAAGGCCGCATGA
- a CDS encoding DUF2849 domain-containing protein: protein MPVTPISKVVTANDLKSGEVIYLRFPHSWTPDLTKASVITDRDLAKASLVFAQGQANVVVGAYLSDVIKDADGPKASHFREKFRSTGPSNYRHGKQEI from the coding sequence ATGCCTGTAACACCCATCTCAAAAGTCGTCACCGCCAATGATTTGAAGTCGGGAGAAGTCATTTACCTGCGCTTTCCACACAGCTGGACCCCAGATTTAACGAAGGCTTCCGTGATCACAGATCGTGATTTGGCCAAGGCAAGCCTGGTCTTTGCCCAAGGGCAAGCCAATGTCGTGGTCGGCGCCTATCTAAGCGATGTCATAAAAGACGCTGACGGCCCAAAGGCCAGCCATTTTCGCGAAAAGTTCCGCAGCACAGGCCCGTCCAATTATCGCCACGGCAAACAGGAGATTTAG